A genomic segment from Thermogemmatispora onikobensis encodes:
- the truB gene encoding tRNA pseudouridine(55) synthase TruB: protein MDGILNINKPVGLTSHDVVARVRRLLHQQRVGHAGTLDPLARGVLPICVGLATRVADYLSESGKAYQAEIVLGRETDTYDREGRLLNERPVPDFTREQLESVLSTFLGPQLQVPPPYSAIKLQGEPAYRRARAGESLKLEARPVVIERLVLLAWEKPRLLLEIECSKGTYIRSLAHDLGQRLGCGASLNALLRTRSGPLTLQESITLEQLAEAVESGHLAHYLRPLDIALQHYPALVVDAKTLQRVLHGNSFRAPGPESGPLPARASLPGWRENASRQEEQPRLARVCDEQGRTWALAAWKPELQLWQPTRVFGPERRS from the coding sequence ATGGACGGCATCCTCAACATCAACAAGCCCGTAGGTCTCACCTCGCACGATGTCGTCGCGCGCGTGCGTCGTCTCCTGCACCAACAGCGCGTAGGCCATGCTGGGACGCTGGACCCCCTGGCTCGTGGGGTGCTACCCATCTGCGTTGGCCTCGCCACGCGCGTGGCCGACTATCTCAGCGAGAGCGGTAAAGCCTATCAGGCCGAGATTGTCCTGGGAAGAGAGACCGACACCTATGATCGCGAGGGGCGGCTTCTTAACGAGCGGCCAGTGCCGGATTTCACCCGTGAGCAGCTTGAGAGCGTCCTGAGCACCTTTCTCGGGCCGCAGCTGCAGGTACCCCCGCCTTACTCGGCCATCAAGCTCCAGGGGGAGCCGGCCTATCGTCGCGCCCGGGCTGGGGAAAGCCTCAAGCTGGAGGCTCGTCCAGTTGTGATCGAGCGCCTTGTTCTCCTCGCCTGGGAGAAGCCGCGGCTCCTGCTCGAGATCGAGTGCAGCAAGGGAACCTATATTCGCTCGCTGGCCCACGACCTGGGCCAGCGCCTCGGCTGTGGAGCGTCTCTGAACGCCTTGCTACGGACGCGCAGCGGACCTTTGACTCTGCAGGAGAGCATTACCCTGGAGCAGCTGGCCGAGGCCGTGGAGAGCGGTCACCTTGCGCACTATCTTCGGCCACTGGATATTGCTCTCCAGCATTACCCGGCGCTCGTCGTCGACGCCAAAACCCTGCAGCGGGTCCTGCACGGGAACAGCTTTCGCGCCCCTGGGCCAGAGTCTGGCCCCTTGCCTGCTCGGGCCTCTCTCCCAGGCTGGCGAGAGAACGCTTCCCGGCAGGAAGAACAGCCACGACTGGCGCGCGTCTGCGACGAGCAGGGGAGAACCTGGGCCTTAGCTGCCTGGAAGCCAGAGCTGCAGCTCTGGCAGCCGACGCGGGTCTTTGGACCCGAACGACGCTCTTGA
- a CDS encoding DHH family phosphoesterase — translation MSASATALASQLPADQVERALTLLRPARRVALLAHEHPDGDCLGSALGLAHMLWALGKGAVPCCADPPPRAFSFLPAQERFQQDLGDEDFDLVIALDAGELPRFGSLYERHRSFLERVPLLNIDHHISSMGCGQVTIIDPTAAATAELLVLFQQQAQLPLTPEAALCLLTGLMTDTGSFQFPSTTSRTLEAAALLLRAGASPEPIAQAVFRTHPLAQERLRARVLLQAQTACDGQLIWSWASDATLAETGALPEMDDNLAGLLRDIEGVRIAAFFKSYGDPGTTRLSLRCAAPYNAAEICQRLGRGGGHARAAGATLDLPLEQAIPFVVARLEAELRRGKEQWTASSTSTSP, via the coding sequence ATGAGCGCATCTGCGACTGCTCTGGCATCTCAGCTACCGGCGGACCAGGTGGAGCGCGCGTTGACCTTGCTGCGTCCGGCCCGGCGTGTGGCCTTGCTGGCCCATGAGCATCCCGATGGGGACTGTCTCGGCTCTGCTCTGGGACTGGCGCATATGCTCTGGGCCCTGGGCAAAGGCGCGGTGCCCTGTTGTGCCGACCCGCCGCCACGGGCTTTCTCCTTCCTTCCCGCTCAGGAGCGCTTTCAGCAGGACCTGGGGGATGAGGATTTCGATCTCGTGATAGCGCTCGATGCCGGAGAACTGCCGCGTTTTGGCAGCCTCTACGAGCGCCATCGCTCCTTCCTGGAGCGGGTGCCGCTGCTCAATATTGATCACCACATCAGCAGCATGGGCTGTGGGCAGGTGACGATCATCGACCCAACGGCGGCGGCTACGGCGGAGCTGCTGGTCCTCTTCCAACAGCAGGCTCAGCTGCCGCTGACGCCCGAAGCGGCGCTCTGTTTGCTGACAGGCTTGATGACCGATACTGGCTCGTTCCAATTCCCCAGCACCACGTCTCGAACGTTGGAGGCGGCGGCCCTGCTGCTGCGAGCTGGAGCCTCTCCCGAGCCAATCGCTCAGGCTGTCTTTCGGACCCATCCGCTGGCCCAAGAGCGCCTGCGCGCCAGGGTCCTGCTGCAAGCGCAGACGGCCTGTGATGGACAGCTGATCTGGTCGTGGGCCAGCGATGCCACCCTGGCCGAGACCGGAGCCTTGCCAGAGATGGATGACAATCTGGCCGGCCTGCTCCGTGATATCGAAGGAGTGAGAATTGCGGCTTTCTTCAAGAGCTACGGCGACCCGGGCACGACGCGCCTGAGCTTGCGCTGCGCGGCTCCCTATAACGCCGCAGAGATCTGCCAGCGCCTGGGGCGTGGCGGTGGCCATGCCCGTGCCGCAGGCGCCACGCTTGATCTGCCGTTGGAGCAGGCGATCCCCTTTGTTGTGGCCAGGCTGGAAGCTGAGCTACGGCGGGGAAAGGAGCAATGGACGGCATCCTCAACATCAACAAGCCCGTAG
- the rbfA gene encoding 30S ribosome-binding factor RbfA has translation MPNLYRQEKLGELIAEELSDLLRTRMKDPRIGFVSITRVEVSGDLAHAKVYVSVLGSDEERHNTMAALKRATGFLRHELAGRLVLRHVPELVFKLDLSLEKGAQVMELIKQIEQEHAQQQPGSQAGSPAQPDAEEEQGQTSDSMEAE, from the coding sequence ATGCCAAACCTGTATCGCCAGGAAAAGCTGGGTGAGTTGATTGCCGAGGAACTCAGCGATCTGCTACGCACGCGCATGAAAGACCCGCGCATCGGCTTTGTCAGCATTACGCGGGTAGAGGTCAGCGGTGATCTGGCCCACGCCAAGGTCTATGTCAGTGTGCTGGGCAGCGATGAGGAACGCCACAATACGATGGCTGCCCTCAAGCGCGCTACCGGCTTTCTGCGCCATGAGCTGGCGGGCCGTCTCGTGCTGCGCCATGTGCCCGAGCTGGTCTTCAAGCTGGATCTCTCTCTGGAGAAAGGGGCCCAGGTCATGGAGCTGATCAAGCAGATCGAGCAAGAGCATGCTCAGCAGCAGCCAGGATCTCAGGCTGGTTCGCCTGCTCAGCCGGACGCGGAAGAAGAGCAAGGTCAGACCTCTGATTCAATGGAGGCGGAATGA